From one Chryseobacterium sp. 3008163 genomic stretch:
- a CDS encoding ABC transporter permease has product MKFPLYFSRKIAFSKDNKNNLSRVIIFIGRLSVALGIIVSLITVSTGFGSKKAIKERLADFSGHITVKSTRSNSSYNTSILDKQGLNIAKLKEIPDVESVQKYAMVTGIMRNEHSFAGIIFKGVGKDFDSLRFKKFLIAGKTPKITEEGYNNGVTISEKIANDLHLKLNDSIVTVFAKEDQKQIYRKFQVVGIYKTDIKMIDDQFVIGDVNHVRKIQDMTPEDIGGIDIFFKNVNDIDKDSIEIDKVIGYKNYAEKATDKFPQINDWIGLFDTNIGIIITIMLTVVIINIIMVLLILIIERTNSIGLLKTLGATNGQIRATFINYTLIIMVPGLLFGNAIGLGLLLIQKFFGIIKLDPKDYYVSVVPVDLNPLIILSISAGILFISGLALIIPSYLISKISPVKSIKYS; this is encoded by the coding sequence TTGAAATTTCCTTTATATTTCTCTAGAAAAATAGCGTTTTCCAAAGATAACAAAAATAACCTATCGCGGGTGATCATCTTCATCGGCAGACTTTCTGTTGCTTTGGGAATCATTGTTTCTTTGATTACCGTTTCCACAGGTTTTGGCTCAAAAAAAGCCATTAAAGAGAGATTGGCAGATTTCAGCGGACATATTACTGTAAAATCAACCCGTTCCAACTCATCTTACAATACTTCAATTCTTGACAAGCAAGGTTTAAATATTGCTAAACTGAAAGAAATCCCGGATGTTGAAAGCGTACAAAAATACGCCATGGTAACGGGAATTATGCGTAACGAACATAGTTTTGCAGGAATTATCTTTAAAGGCGTAGGAAAAGATTTTGACAGCTTAAGATTTAAAAAATTCCTGATTGCAGGTAAAACTCCAAAGATTACAGAAGAAGGCTACAACAACGGTGTTACTATTTCGGAAAAGATAGCCAATGATCTTCATTTGAAACTCAACGACAGCATTGTAACGGTCTTTGCAAAAGAAGATCAAAAGCAGATTTACAGAAAGTTTCAGGTAGTTGGAATTTACAAAACTGACATCAAAATGATTGACGATCAGTTTGTGATTGGCGATGTGAATCATGTGAGAAAAATTCAGGATATGACACCTGAAGATATTGGCGGAATTGATATTTTCTTTAAAAATGTAAATGACATCGATAAAGATTCAATAGAGATTGACAAAGTAATTGGCTATAAAAACTATGCAGAAAAGGCAACTGATAAATTTCCTCAAATCAATGATTGGATAGGTCTTTTTGACACCAACATCGGGATCATTATTACCATTATGCTAACGGTTGTGATTATTAATATCATTATGGTTCTGCTTATTTTGATTATTGAGAGAACGAATTCTATTGGTTTGCTTAAAACATTAGGGGCTACTAATGGGCAAATAAGAGCTACTTTTATCAATTATACATTAATTATCATGGTTCCGGGGTTGCTTTTCGGAAATGCTATTGGTCTTGGACTTCTATTAATTCAAAAGTTTTTTGGAATTATTAAATTAGATCCGAAAGACTACTATGTCAGCGTTGTTCCTGTAGATTTAAATCCTCTTATTATTCTTTCGATCTCTGCCGGTATATTATTTATTTCTGGATTAGCATTGATTATCCCAAGCTATCTGATCAGTAAAATTTCTCCAGTAAAGTCTATTAAATACAGCTAA
- a CDS encoding exo-beta-N-acetylmuramidase NamZ domain-containing protein, which translates to MNLDFKIKTLVLICLIFLGVINPYYSQSQDQECFKTGADRPELYLPLLKDKTIGIVTNQTGLMKDKTHVVDYLVKNGIKIKTIFAPEHGFRGDADAGEKVKNGIDVKTGIPIISLYGANKKPKPEQLKGLDIVLFDIQDVGVRFYTYISTLTYLMEAGAENNVEILVLDRPNPHDGYIDGPVLKKKWESFVGMHEVPVVYGLTIGEYGKMVNGEKWLKNGVKAKYTLIPMQKYHKKQRYAILDKPSPNLPNEKSINLYPSLCFFEGTQVSVGRGTGSPFQIYGSPWTKNLPYQFTPKPNFGAKDPFLNGKLCYGENLSNYSQDLRSLNLEWLLKAYQNYKNPQQDFFLKNLFFDTLAGSDELRKQIIAGKSESEIKASWKADLEKFSKIRSKYLIYEE; encoded by the coding sequence ATGAATTTAGATTTCAAAATTAAAACTTTAGTTCTTATTTGCCTAATTTTTTTAGGAGTAATCAACCCATATTATTCTCAGTCTCAAGATCAGGAATGTTTCAAAACCGGTGCAGACCGACCGGAACTTTATTTGCCCTTATTGAAAGACAAAACCATCGGAATTGTGACCAACCAAACCGGTTTGATGAAAGACAAAACTCATGTTGTAGATTATCTGGTTAAAAACGGAATTAAAATTAAAACAATTTTTGCTCCAGAGCATGGTTTCAGAGGTGATGCAGATGCAGGGGAAAAAGTAAAGAATGGAATAGATGTAAAAACTGGAATTCCTATTATTTCACTTTACGGAGCTAATAAAAAGCCAAAACCAGAGCAACTAAAAGGTTTAGATATTGTTTTGTTTGATATTCAGGACGTTGGAGTTCGATTTTATACTTACATCTCAACTTTAACCTATTTAATGGAAGCCGGTGCAGAAAATAATGTCGAAATTTTAGTTTTAGACAGACCAAATCCTCATGACGGATATATTGACGGACCGGTTTTAAAAAAGAAATGGGAAAGTTTTGTCGGAATGCATGAAGTTCCTGTCGTTTACGGTTTAACAATTGGTGAATACGGAAAAATGGTGAACGGAGAAAAATGGCTGAAGAATGGAGTAAAAGCGAAGTATACATTAATCCCGATGCAGAAGTATCATAAAAAACAGCGTTATGCAATTTTAGATAAACCTTCTCCTAATTTACCCAATGAGAAGTCGATTAATCTCTATCCGAGTTTATGTTTCTTTGAAGGAACTCAGGTTTCTGTGGGGAGGGGAACAGGTAGTCCTTTTCAAATCTATGGTTCGCCATGGACGAAAAATTTACCTTATCAATTTACTCCAAAACCGAATTTCGGAGCAAAAGATCCATTTTTAAACGGGAAATTGTGTTACGGAGAAAATCTTTCAAATTATTCTCAGGATTTGAGAAGTCTGAATTTAGAATGGCTGCTCAAAGCATATCAAAATTATAAAAATCCTCAACAAGATTTCTTTTTGAAGAATCTGTTTTTCGATACATTGGCAGGAAGCGATGAATTAAGAAAACAAATCATTGCCGGAAAATCTGAATCTGAAATCAAAGCTTCATGGAAAGCTGATCTTGAAAAATTCTCAAAAATCAGAAGTAAATATCTGATTTATGAAGAATAA
- a CDS encoding chaperone modulator CbpM, which yields MSERISREELVKIYNVEITFFDELVDYGLLRVETEDNIRYLIYEDLHVFEKFTNWHYDLEINLPGLEVIHDMLSKMEDLKRKNRELMNKLSAISERYEDI from the coding sequence ATGAGCGAAAGAATATCACGGGAAGAACTCGTAAAAATATACAATGTTGAAATTACTTTTTTTGATGAATTGGTTGATTATGGCTTGCTGAGAGTAGAAACTGAAGATAACATTCGGTATCTGATTTATGAAGATCTTCATGTTTTTGAAAAGTTTACCAATTGGCATTATGACCTTGAAATTAACCTGCCTGGTTTGGAGGTAATTCATGATATGCTCAGTAAAATGGAAGATTTAAAGAGAAAAAATCGCGAATTGATGAATAAACTTTCAGCAATTAGTGAGAGATATGAGGATATTTAA
- a CDS encoding aldehyde dehydrogenase family protein gives MSTATEQKSDTVLQWPEFKKQYDNFINGEFTAPVNGKYFDVISPVDGKVFTQAAHSSKEDLELAVNAADKAFQTWKDTSSTERSVILNKIADRIEQNLEYLAIVETIDNGKAVRETLAADLPLAVDHFRYFASVIRADEGSHNELDKDTVSLIVHEPLGVIAQIIPWNFPILMAVWKLAPALAAGNCVVLKPAESTPISILILVDLIKDLLPAGVINIVNGFGAELGRALVTNPKVNKAAFTGSTATGRLVMQYATENIIPVTLELGGKSPNVFFSSVMDADDEFLDKAIEGAVLFALNQGEICTCPSRLLVQEDIADAFIAKVIERVKAIKVGNPLDKTVMMGAQASKIQKDKILSYIKLGKEEGAEILVGGDVNHVGENLEEGYYIQPTIFKGNNRMRIFQEEIFGPVLAFTTFKDEEEGIKIANDTIYGLGAGVWTRDAHQLYNVPRQIQAGRVWVNQYHSYPAGAPFGGYKQSGIGRENHKMMLDHYRQTKNMLISYSKNKLGFF, from the coding sequence ATGAGCACAGCAACAGAACAAAAATCAGACACGGTATTACAGTGGCCTGAATTCAAAAAACAATATGATAACTTTATCAATGGTGAATTTACAGCACCCGTAAATGGTAAATATTTCGATGTGATTTCTCCCGTTGACGGAAAAGTTTTCACACAGGCAGCACATTCTTCAAAAGAAGATTTAGAACTGGCTGTAAATGCAGCCGATAAAGCATTCCAAACCTGGAAAGATACTTCATCTACAGAAAGGAGTGTTATTTTAAATAAAATTGCTGACAGAATCGAGCAGAATTTAGAATATCTTGCCATCGTAGAAACCATCGATAATGGTAAAGCGGTGAGAGAAACTTTGGCAGCAGATTTACCTTTGGCAGTTGATCATTTCAGGTATTTTGCTTCAGTAATCAGAGCAGATGAAGGTTCACATAATGAATTAGATAAAGATACCGTTTCATTAATCGTTCACGAACCGCTTGGTGTCATCGCACAAATCATTCCATGGAACTTCCCAATCTTAATGGCTGTCTGGAAATTGGCTCCGGCATTGGCCGCAGGAAACTGTGTGGTCTTAAAACCGGCAGAAAGCACGCCAATTTCAATTCTTATATTGGTCGATTTAATTAAAGATTTACTTCCGGCAGGAGTGATCAATATCGTCAACGGCTTTGGAGCAGAATTAGGAAGAGCTTTGGTGACGAATCCAAAAGTAAACAAAGCTGCGTTCACAGGTTCTACGGCTACAGGTCGTTTGGTGATGCAGTACGCAACAGAAAATATCATTCCGGTAACTTTAGAATTGGGTGGGAAATCTCCAAACGTTTTCTTCAGTTCAGTGATGGATGCTGATGATGAATTTTTAGATAAAGCTATTGAAGGAGCGGTTTTATTTGCTTTAAATCAGGGTGAAATTTGTACTTGTCCGTCAAGATTACTAGTTCAGGAAGATATTGCCGATGCATTCATTGCCAAAGTAATCGAAAGAGTAAAAGCCATTAAAGTAGGAAATCCTTTAGATAAAACCGTGATGATGGGAGCTCAGGCTTCTAAGATTCAGAAAGACAAAATTCTTTCTTACATCAAATTAGGGAAAGAAGAAGGTGCTGAAATTTTAGTAGGTGGTGATGTGAATCATGTAGGTGAAAATCTTGAAGAAGGATATTACATCCAGCCGACGATTTTCAAAGGAAACAACAGAATGAGAATCTTTCAGGAAGAGATTTTCGGACCTGTTTTAGCGTTCACAACGTTCAAAGATGAAGAAGAAGGAATCAAGATTGCCAACGATACTATTTACGGACTTGGAGCGGGAGTTTGGACGAGAGATGCGCATCAATTGTATAACGTGCCACGTCAGATTCAGGCGGGTAGAGTTTGGGTGAACCAATACCACTCATATCCTGCAGGAGCGCCATTTGGTGGGTACAAGCAGTCTGGGATTGGTAGAGAAAACCACAAAATGATGTTGGATCATTACCGTCAGACCAAAAATATGTTGATCTCGTACAGCAAAAACAAATTAGGTTTCTTTTAA
- a CDS encoding dicarboxylate/amino acid:cation symporter: MKEVLKNYSGILFLLLGITIGSIIGIVAPQIVEYIKPLGDIFLNLLFVSVVPLVFFAVANSIASLEQESKFGKIIMVMSFTFLFFILTAAVFTIGAVYLFPVSSISGSSEIIAEATKEENWGDKIVSFFTVGEFTELFSRKNMLALLIFAFMTGFATRKSGENGKPFRLFIASGYEVMKELLLMIMKIAPIGLGAYFAYQVATLGPQLFGFYAKPLGLYYIAGIIYFFVFFTLYAFMANRQTGIKSFWKNAILPTLTALSTCSSFATMPTNLLAASKIGIPSSIANLVIPIGTTLHKNGSSMSSIIKIYVAFQIIGRDFFEPSNLLLALGITVFVSIVAGGIPNGGYIGEMLMISVYQLPQEAIPAVIIIGTLVDPLATVLNAVGDIVAAMFVNRFVKV; this comes from the coding sequence ATGAAAGAGGTTCTCAAAAATTACTCAGGAATTCTGTTTTTACTTCTCGGGATCACCATTGGAAGTATTATTGGTATTGTTGCCCCACAAATCGTTGAGTACATAAAACCTCTGGGAGATATTTTTCTGAATCTTCTTTTCGTAAGTGTGGTGCCGTTGGTATTTTTTGCAGTGGCCAATTCTATTGCTTCACTGGAACAGGAATCTAAGTTTGGCAAAATCATTATGGTCATGTCATTTACTTTTCTTTTTTTCATTTTAACAGCTGCTGTGTTTACAATCGGAGCGGTATATTTATTTCCGGTCTCATCTATTTCGGGCAGTTCAGAAATCATTGCTGAAGCGACCAAAGAAGAAAACTGGGGCGACAAAATTGTCAGTTTCTTCACCGTAGGAGAATTTACCGAGCTCTTTTCACGGAAAAACATGCTTGCATTGTTGATTTTCGCCTTCATGACAGGATTTGCTACAAGAAAATCGGGAGAAAACGGGAAACCATTCAGATTGTTTATTGCTTCGGGATATGAAGTAATGAAGGAATTGCTTTTAATGATTATGAAAATTGCACCGATTGGTCTGGGAGCATACTTTGCATATCAGGTAGCGACCTTAGGACCTCAGCTTTTCGGATTTTATGCTAAACCTTTAGGGCTGTATTACATCGCAGGAATTATCTACTTCTTTGTATTTTTCACTCTCTATGCATTTATGGCAAACAGACAGACCGGAATCAAAAGTTTCTGGAAAAACGCTATTCTTCCGACATTAACAGCATTGAGTACCTGCAGCAGTTTTGCAACAATGCCTACTAATTTATTAGCAGCATCAAAGATTGGAATTCCTAGTTCGATTGCAAATCTTGTGATTCCGATTGGAACGACGCTTCATAAAAACGGTTCGTCGATGTCTTCTATTATTAAAATTTACGTAGCATTTCAGATTATTGGCAGAGATTTTTTTGAACCATCAAACCTTCTTTTAGCTTTGGGAATTACTGTGTTCGTAAGTATTGTTGCAGGTGGAATTCCGAATGGTGGTTATATTGGTGAAATGCTGATGATTTCTGTGTATCAGTTGCCGCAGGAAGCAATTCCTGCCGTGATTATTATCGGAACTTTGGTTGATCCTTTGGCGACGGTTTTAAATGCTGTGGGTGATATTGTGGCGGCAATGTTTGTGAATCGGTTTGTGAAAGTTTGA
- a CDS encoding DnaJ C-terminal domain-containing protein, with product MAYIDYYKILGVDKSATQDDIKKAYRKLARKLHPDLNPNDKEAERKFKELNEANEVLSNPENRAKYDKYGENWKHGEQYEQAQQQQRQSQSQGGNYGGGFSGADFGEGEDFSDFFQSMFGGEGGGFGRNSRGSASGKFKGQDVQTELNLNLKDAAKTHQQTFDINGKKVRITIPAGVSDGQKIKLKGHGNLGYNGGPTGDLYITFNIAADPNFERVGDDLKSKISIDLYTAVLGGDVKVETLEGSVNLKVKPETQSGTTVRLKGKGFPVYKKDGEFGDLFVTYDVKLPTNLTEKQKELFEQLKNS from the coding sequence ATGGCTTATATAGATTATTACAAAATTTTAGGCGTAGACAAAAGCGCAACGCAGGACGATATCAAAAAAGCGTACCGCAAGCTGGCAAGAAAACTGCATCCAGACCTTAACCCCAACGACAAAGAAGCTGAGCGAAAATTCAAAGAGCTGAATGAAGCTAATGAAGTCCTAAGCAATCCCGAAAACCGTGCAAAATACGATAAGTACGGTGAGAATTGGAAGCATGGCGAACAGTACGAACAGGCACAGCAACAGCAAAGGCAGTCTCAAAGTCAGGGTGGAAACTACGGAGGTGGTTTCTCCGGTGCTGATTTTGGTGAAGGTGAAGATTTTTCAGACTTTTTCCAAAGTATGTTTGGTGGTGAAGGAGGCGGATTCGGCAGAAATTCGCGCGGAAGTGCGTCAGGAAAATTCAAAGGTCAGGATGTGCAGACAGAACTGAATTTAAACTTAAAAGATGCTGCAAAGACTCATCAGCAGACTTTCGATATTAATGGGAAAAAGGTAAGAATTACAATTCCTGCGGGAGTTTCTGATGGTCAAAAAATCAAACTGAAAGGTCACGGAAATCTGGGTTACAATGGCGGGCCGACAGGAGATTTATATATTACATTTAACATCGCTGCTGATCCTAATTTCGAAAGGGTAGGAGATGATTTAAAATCTAAGATCAGCATTGATTTGTACACCGCAGTTTTAGGCGGAGATGTGAAAGTGGAAACTTTAGAGGGTAGCGTGAATCTCAAAGTAAAACCAGAAACTCAAAGCGGAACAACGGTAAGATTGAAAGGAAAAGGTTTTCCGGTCTATAAAAAAGACGGTGAATTTGGTGATTTGTTTGTGACCTATGATGTGAAATTACCCACAAATCTTACGGAAAAACAAAAAGAACTTTTTGAACAACTTAAAAATTCTTAA
- a CDS encoding helix-turn-helix domain-containing protein, with product MNNHKFLLNTPELKKEDQLLNLVENQTKFNLNNCEFSIYETHKAAFDVKLHFDTIAFTAMLQGRKYMKLENKTNYFDYFPGESVLVAPGETMVIDFPDADETPSQCISLSLNPEFIENSLNHLNYNFAKVDETSSWNLQLDEYFLFNNKSLASATNNIMRIAMDDNSQKDIMADFALKELLIRLMQTQARSMVEKNLAKNKSRIGFVVDYIKTNIHQKLSIDSIAKLAYVSKSNFFKMFKDELGTSPNDFILQERISKAKELLALNNSIKETAYQTGFSDTNYFTRVFKQLVGVTPKTYQNKIITY from the coding sequence ATGAACAATCATAAGTTTTTATTGAATACTCCTGAATTAAAGAAGGAAGATCAGCTTTTAAACTTAGTTGAAAATCAGACTAAATTTAATCTCAACAACTGCGAATTTAGCATTTATGAAACTCACAAGGCTGCTTTTGATGTAAAACTGCATTTTGATACGATTGCTTTCACAGCAATGCTCCAAGGAAGAAAATATATGAAGCTGGAGAACAAAACCAATTATTTCGATTATTTCCCCGGAGAAAGTGTTTTGGTTGCGCCCGGCGAAACGATGGTAATAGATTTCCCAGATGCTGATGAAACGCCCTCACAATGTATTTCTTTAAGTTTAAATCCTGAATTTATCGAAAACTCTCTGAATCATCTGAACTATAATTTCGCTAAAGTAGATGAAACCTCATCATGGAATCTACAGCTTGACGAATATTTTCTATTTAACAATAAATCACTGGCTTCAGCCACCAATAACATTATGAGAATCGCCATGGATGACAATTCTCAAAAAGACATCATGGCTGATTTCGCTTTAAAAGAACTCTTAATAAGACTCATGCAAACACAGGCAAGAAGTATGGTTGAGAAAAATTTGGCTAAAAATAAATCTAGAATCGGTTTTGTGGTAGATTATATCAAAACAAATATTCACCAGAAACTCTCTATCGACAGTATTGCGAAATTGGCGTATGTAAGCAAGTCTAATTTCTTTAAAATGTTTAAAGATGAGCTGGGAACTTCCCCAAATGATTTTATTCTTCAGGAACGCATCAGTAAAGCCAAGGAGCTTTTAGCTTTAAATAACAGCATTAAAGAAACAGCTTATCAGACGGGGTTTTCTGATACGAATTACTTTACGAGAGTTTTTAAGCAATTGGTTGGGGTAACACCGAAGACTTATCAGAATAAGATTATTACTTACTAA
- a CDS encoding hydroxymethylglutaryl-CoA synthase family protein has product MGFGIEAASYYVPSLYLEIKDLAEKRGIDSAKLEKGLGLHKMGFPDVHEDAATFAAEALLKLIKDYQINPKDITRIYLGTESAIDAAKPTASYAMQMIEKVLEAEFGERCFKNCDVVDMTFACIGAVDALHNSLDFVRVNPDKKAIVIASDYAKYELASSGEYTQGGGAVSLLISAKPDLIEIENNWGIATESVFDFFKPRRHFKKEDLTNAPENFPDKIEIFTDEPVFDGQYSNQCYQDRIREAYEHYKVVSRKEKPYENWKYLIFHLPYAFHGKRVFTEIYSLENGLSYSNPDEQKVVAKSEEYLKFISEKIEKTQRASSEIGNMYTASIFMALLSGLQTSFNENEELTGQEIGFLGYGSGSKSKIFAGKVSENWKSVVEKWNLFENLNERLAIDFDTYEKLHRKQLEHSVNPDYNGFGLQSVELENPVLLGARYYGYKG; this is encoded by the coding sequence ATGGGTTTTGGAATTGAGGCAGCGAGTTATTATGTGCCATCTTTATATTTGGAAATTAAAGACTTAGCAGAAAAAAGAGGGATAGATTCTGCGAAATTGGAAAAAGGTTTAGGATTACATAAAATGGGATTTCCCGATGTGCATGAAGATGCTGCTACATTTGCTGCTGAAGCATTATTAAAATTAATTAAGGATTATCAGATTAATCCAAAAGATATTACAAGAATTTATTTAGGAACAGAAAGCGCAATCGATGCCGCAAAACCTACTGCTTCCTATGCAATGCAGATGATAGAAAAAGTTTTAGAGGCTGAGTTTGGTGAAAGATGTTTCAAAAACTGTGATGTGGTTGATATGACTTTTGCTTGTATCGGAGCAGTAGATGCACTTCACAATTCATTAGATTTTGTAAGGGTAAATCCTGATAAAAAAGCAATCGTTATCGCAAGCGATTATGCAAAATACGAGTTGGCTTCTTCCGGAGAATATACGCAGGGTGGAGGAGCGGTTTCTTTGTTGATCTCTGCAAAACCTGATTTAATTGAAATAGAAAACAATTGGGGAATCGCTACCGAAAGTGTTTTTGATTTTTTCAAACCAAGAAGACATTTCAAAAAAGAAGATTTGACAAACGCTCCTGAAAATTTCCCAGATAAAATTGAAATTTTCACCGATGAACCGGTTTTTGACGGACAGTATTCGAATCAGTGTTATCAGGATAGAATCAGAGAAGCGTATGAACATTATAAAGTAGTTTCAAGAAAAGAAAAGCCTTACGAAAACTGGAAATATTTAATCTTCCATCTTCCATACGCATTCCACGGGAAAAGAGTTTTTACTGAAATTTACAGCTTAGAAAACGGACTATCCTATTCAAATCCTGACGAACAGAAAGTGGTTGCAAAATCTGAAGAATATTTGAAATTTATCAGTGAAAAAATCGAAAAAACGCAGCGCGCATCTTCAGAAATAGGAAATATGTACACCGCCTCGATTTTTATGGCTTTACTTTCAGGTTTACAGACTTCTTTTAATGAAAATGAAGAATTAACTGGACAGGAAATCGGGTTTTTAGGCTATGGAAGCGGATCAAAATCAAAAATTTTTGCCGGAAAAGTTTCTGAAAACTGGAAAAGTGTCGTTGAAAAATGGAATTTATTTGAAAATTTGAATGAACGTTTAGCCATTGACTTTGATACGTATGAAAAGCTCCACAGAAAACAGCTTGAACATTCTGTAAATCCTGATTATAATGGATTTGGTCTGCAATCCGTAGAACTTGAAAATCCTGTTTTATTGGGAGCGAGATATTATGGTTATAAAGGATAA
- a CDS encoding PLP-dependent cysteine synthase family protein: MKYAENILETIGNTPLVKINKVLGEDFPALVLAKVETFNPGNSVKDRMALKMIEDAEKDGRLKPGGTIIEGTSGNTGMGLALAAIIKGYKCIFVTNAKQSKEKCDILRAVGAEVIVCPTDVKPTDPRSYYSVSKRLAKETENGWYVNQYDNLSNRAAHYESTAPEIWEQTDGKLTHFLVGAGTGGTITGCGMFFKEKNKDIKILGVDTYGSILKEIHETGEIKLENAYTYITEGIGEDILPENYDMSVIDHFEKVTDKDGAIYARKLAKEEGIFCGYSAGSAMAALVQMKDQFTKDDVIVVLLHDHGSRYVGKIYNDEWMKEMGWLD; the protein is encoded by the coding sequence ATGAAATACGCAGAAAATATTCTCGAAACCATAGGAAATACACCTCTTGTGAAAATTAACAAGGTGCTTGGAGAAGATTTCCCAGCATTGGTATTGGCAAAAGTAGAAACCTTCAACCCAGGAAATTCGGTTAAAGACAGAATGGCTCTGAAAATGATTGAAGATGCCGAAAAAGACGGAAGATTAAAACCAGGCGGAACCATTATTGAAGGAACTTCAGGAAACACAGGGATGGGATTGGCCTTGGCTGCCATCATCAAAGGCTACAAATGTATTTTTGTGACCAATGCAAAACAATCTAAGGAAAAATGCGATATACTTCGTGCTGTTGGTGCTGAAGTGATCGTTTGTCCGACTGACGTAAAACCAACAGATCCTCGTTCTTATTACTCAGTTTCTAAGAGATTGGCTAAAGAAACAGAAAACGGATGGTACGTAAATCAATATGATAACTTATCAAACAGAGCAGCTCATTACGAGTCTACTGCTCCCGAAATCTGGGAACAAACCGACGGAAAACTGACTCATTTTTTAGTGGGAGCCGGAACAGGTGGAACAATTACAGGTTGTGGAATGTTCTTTAAAGAAAAAAATAAAGACATTAAAATACTTGGGGTTGATACTTACGGTTCAATCTTAAAGGAAATTCACGAAACGGGTGAAATTAAATTAGAAAACGCTTACACCTACATCACAGAAGGTATTGGTGAAGATATTCTTCCAGAAAATTACGATATGTCTGTCATCGATCATTTTGAGAAAGTTACCGATAAAGACGGCGCAATCTACGCAAGAAAATTGGCAAAAGAAGAAGGAATTTTCTGTGGATATTCTGCGGGAAGTGCAATGGCAGCTTTGGTTCAGATGAAAGATCAGTTTACGAAAGACGACGTGATTGTTGTGTTACTTCATGATCACGGCTCAAGATATGTAGGGAAAATCTACAACGACGAGTGGATGAAAGAAATGGGTTGGTTAGATTAA
- a CDS encoding DUF779 domain-containing protein has product METKKISRLSVTEKALELIWELEKKHGELMFYQAGGCCEGTQPQCFEKGGYFPRMNDAMIGTINEHEFWIDRDLFEYWQYSHFTLDVLEGFGPGGFSLETPLGKTFKVHYRLFTPEELQNLEPIKRSE; this is encoded by the coding sequence ATGGAAACAAAGAAAATATCAAGACTCTCAGTTACAGAAAAAGCCCTCGAGCTTATTTGGGAACTCGAAAAAAAGCATGGCGAACTCATGTTTTACCAGGCGGGAGGATGCTGTGAAGGTACACAACCCCAATGTTTCGAAAAAGGCGGCTACTTTCCGAGAATGAATGATGCCATGATCGGAACCATCAACGAACATGAATTCTGGATAGACCGAGATTTATTTGAATATTGGCAATATTCACATTTCACCTTAGATGTTCTGGAAGGCTTCGGACCAGGTGGATTTTCGTTGGAAACACCATTGGGGAAAACATTTAAAGTACACTACAGATTATTTACACCAGAAGAATTGCAAAACTTGGAACCTATAAAACGAAGTGAATGA